From Cheilinus undulatus linkage group 18, ASM1832078v1, whole genome shotgun sequence, the proteins below share one genomic window:
- the manea gene encoding glycoprotein endo-alpha-1,2-mannosidase, translating to MARFRRRFCLTLIALVLLVLIITVVLKALTPEDPPFGGPDGVELILDRRNEIQSVNKKPEQTRMNDSPQPDKDAQLEAALRRFPPPNYYLHAFYYIWYGNPKFDGKYIHWDHPQLPHWDSQVAKRYPQGRHSPPDDIGANFYPSLGAYSSRDPSVIEAHMQQLRTAAIGVVAVSWYPPNMSDDNGEATDDIVSLLMEVAHKYHIKVLFHIEPYKGRDEVNMFTNVKYIIEKYGEHPAFFKYRTNTGKLLPLFYVYDSYLMNSDQWAKLLKYTESSSIRDTPYDAIFIALLVEEKQKRDILTAGFDGLYTYFATNGFSYGSTQKNWDSIKAFCEDNNLIFIPSVGPGYIDTGVRPWNFQNTRNRINGKYYETALSAALQARPDFISITSFNEWHEGTQIEMAIPKTSQTAYLDYLPNKPAIYLEITRKWASIFGGERRKWQE from the exons ATGGCCAGGTTCAGACGAAGGTTTTGCCTCACACTGATTGCTTTGGTGTTGCTTGTGCTCATTATAACAGTGGTCTTGAAGGCGCTCACACCAGAGGACCCTCCATTTGGTGGCCCGGATGGTGTTGAGCTGATTTTGGACAGAAGGAATGAGATCCAAAGCGTAAACAAAAAACCAGAGCAGACCAGAATGAACGACTCCCCTCAGCCAGACAAAGATGCACAGCTGGAGGCTGCACTGAGGAGGTTCCCTCCACCAAACTACTACCTCCATGCCTTCTACTACATCTGGTATGGAAACCCAAAATTTGATGGCAAGTACATCCACTGGGACCATCCACAGCTGCCCCACTGGGACTCTCAGGTGGCAAAGAGATATCCACAGGGAAGGCACAGCCCACCTGATGACATAGGAGCGAACTTCTACCCCTCTTTAGGGGCTTACAGCTCCAGAGACCCCTCTGTTATAGAGGCTCATATGCAGCAGCTGCGAACAGCAGCCATTG GTGTTGTTGCTGTTTCCTGGTATCCTCCTAACATGAGTGATGATAATGGTGAAGCAACAGATGACATAGTATCTTTGCTGATGGAAGTGGCACATAAATACCACATTAAG GTCCTTTTCCATATTGAACCATACAAAGGAAGAGATGAAGTCAACATGTTCACTAATGTCAAATACATCATAGAGAA ATACGGCGAGCACCCTGCTTTCTTCAAGTACCGGACCAACACTGGCAAGCTGCTCCCGCTCTTCTACGTTTACGACTCGTACCTAATGAACTCTGACCAGTGGGCCAAACTGCTTAAATacacagagagcagcagcatcAGGGACACGCCGTATGATGCCATCTTCATTGCTCTGCTGGTTGAGGAGAAGCAAAAGAGGGACATCCTAACTGCTGGTTTTGATGGTTTATATACCTACTTTGCCACTAATGGGTTTTCCTACGGCTCCACTCAGAAGAACTGGGACTCTATTAAAGCGTTCTGCGAGGATAACAACCTGATATTCATACCGAGTGTCGGTCCAGGGTACATAGACACAGGCGTACGACCCTGGAACTTCCAAAACACCCGAAACCGCATCAATGGCAAATATTATGAAACTGCCCTTAGTGCAGCGTTACAAGCCCGGCCTGATTTTATCTCCATTACATCTTTTAACGAATGGCATGAGGGCACTCAGATTGAGATGGCGATTCCTAAAACAAGCCAGACTGCTTACCTGGACTACCTGCCCAATAAGCCTGCCATCTACCTGGAGATAACTCGCAAGTGGGCTTCCATATTTGGTGGTGAGAGACGAAAATGGCAGGAATAA